The following nucleotide sequence is from Nomia melanderi isolate GNS246 chromosome 10, iyNomMela1, whole genome shotgun sequence.
TCGCAGAGCGTTAATAAGAATCCACTGAACCAGGCGAGTCCTCTGGGTCGAGAGAAGGGCAACGCGGAGTCGCCTTGTACCAGGTTCCTGAATTCCAGGAGGAAGTCTATCGAATTGGAGAACGTGGTGAGGAGCAAGCAGCCCGCTCGCGAGAGGAACGTGGTGAGGAGCATCATCGAGACTCTGGCCGAGAAGGTGAGCAAGTCCTCGCTGCCGCGGCGCAGCGAGGTCGCCAGGGTCAACCAGAATTTCGTGAAGACCGTGGTGAGCACGCTGGAGAAGGGCAAGAAGAGCCGCAGGAACGAGGAGGAGGTGACCAGCTGCAGCGAGTCGGAGGCGAAGTCGTGCACCACGTCGGTCTCGCCGAAGGACACCGACAGCAGCGACACGGAGCAGCGCTCGCCGAGGGGCAGCGACGACAGCAACAGGACCTTCGATTACGACACCCTCGCGAGCAGCAAGGTGTCGGAGAGGTCCAGGCAGGACGAGGACTCCGTGTACTGGATACCAGTGTCCAGGTGCAAGCTGCCCAGGACCAGCTCCCTGATCAGCATGATGTCGAAGCTGTCCGGTAACGGACAGTCGCCTTCCGTCAGTCCCATCAGGAGCGACAACGAGATCGACAACTCGCGGGTGCACTGGGGCGCCACGTTCAAGAAGACCAATGGCTTGGCCAAGAAGCTCTTCAGGATCGACGAGACCACGGTGGTTGATTCTGGGTATTCTGACAAGTCGGACAGGTCGGTCGTTGGCTGCTCCATGACGGAGAACACTCTGTCGGAGGACACGCAGACCGAGTCTGGCTCTGAGACTACTATTGTCAAGGTGAGGAGGTCACTGAGGCGCAGGTCCATCCTGGGCGCTACGTTCCGGATTCAATGCTGATGGAGGGTTAGGTGGATTTGGAGATCTGGCAACTTGTGGAGGTCTTGAGTGCTTGGGGATCGGTCCTTGGATTGTCTGGAGTGCTTGAGGATCAATTCTTGAGATTGTCTTGAGTGCTTGAGGATCAATCCTTGTTGATGTCTTGAGTGCTTGAGGATCAATCCTTGTTGATGTCTTGAGTGCTTGAGGATCAATCCTTGTTGATGTCTTCAGTGCTTGAGGATCAATCCTTGTTGATGTCTTGAGTGCTTGAGGATCAATCCTTGTTGATGTCTTGAGTGCCTGAAGATCAATCCTTGTTGATGTCTTGAGTGCCTGAAGATCAATCCTTGTTGATGTCTTGAGTGCTTGAGAATCAATCCTTGTTGATGTCTTGAGTGCCTGAAGATCAATCCTTGTTGATGTCTTGAGTGCTTGAGAATCAATCCTTGAGATTGTCCTTGAGTGCTTCAGGATCAGTCCTTGAAATTGTCCTTGAGGCGCAGATCCATCTTGACGCCACGGATTCAGTGCTGATGGAGGTTCTAGGTAGGTTTGATAAGGATTTGGCAACTTATGGAGGTCTTGAGTGCTTGAGGATGAATCCTCATCAATATTGCGCTagtttgacactaggtttacgtaaATTTGGACACGGGTTTGATAAACATTTCATAAATGTTCTAAGATTGATTGATAGTTGTCTACTTCGAAATCTACagtttagaatatttagatCGTCAATTATTTGCGGAGATAATAGATTAAAGTATACAATAgctgcccgtaaacctagttttAACGTAGTAACGTATTAAAGCTTGAAGATCTTGAAACGACTGATAGGCGTCGCAGTATTTGAGCTTAAACGACTTCCTTGTTTCGGTAGCATTAAGAGATTTCGTAGGTGCAATTTGTTATGCCAAGCGTTCAAGTGCTCTTGAATAGGCAGCGAGAAACCATTGCAGTATTCGTAGGATAGTAGAAATTCGTGTTAATCTAAGCTACTAGATTATTCGGTTGGCAGGTTAGCGTAAGTTTTATCGATTATACCACACTGTTGAAACATTTGcgacagaaataaaaaaaaatatatatatatacaaggaGATCACGTACATTCCGATACTCATTGATCCTCGCAAATTGTCTCGTCCGAAGAAGCTTTCACTTTTCGTTCGAATAGAGGAGACAGTATTCGATGCAGACAATTTCCCTTTCCAGTTGGCGCAACACTTCCGTCTCGGAGATTGTCGGTTTTATCGTTAAATGTAATCGTGTACATAATACCCCGTATTTCCACGAAAATACGTAGATCCTTTCGCGCCAGATTCCAGCCACGGAGAGAGCGCAGTAAGAACATCGTCGAATTTTCCAATTCAATTCCGTGGCGAGCAATTCCGAAATCTGGATTTTACCATTGACTTATTTGCCTAGCAGTAGATAATGTGACGCAAAACGAGACAAAGTTTTGCGCTAGTCGTTCACTTAGGTATGCCTCAACGTTCAGTTCACTCGAAGTTTCGAATCAGTGTGCAATCTGCGGAGATGATCGTTACATATGCCGAAGAATCGTGCCATTTGTGATATGTAATTGTAATTCAGCACGAGGAGAGAGAATTCATACCTAATCTTATGTAATTACTTGAACGAATAAATCAGTATTTTCGATAAACGTTACGAGTTGAATCGTcaacccttgtcctatgatttcctGAACTGCGATCGATCTAACTTTTACTAACAATCTATTGAAAACAAGAGAATTCCCAAGAGAAAAACAAgatataattgataacaggaatACGTAGTTTGCATTCGAACAAACTGAACAACGttcgttaaattccatttgaaagtTTCTCAAACTACGGAGCACTCAAATTACCTTTCCCAAATTTGTAGAAACTAAGAATCTAAAGATCTAATCTAAAGaacgaagaaactaaaaaaaatcTGAATTGATTATCTAATAATCGAGACAAATCTAGAAATGAATTCGATCTCGGTTCTATTATTAAATCCTCAGTTTCCTTCAGTTGCTAATCGCGTAGACGTGAATAAACAGTTTATCAAACAATCTACTAATCAACGTTGCTCTATTTCCATATTACAAATTAACATACCGCCAGTGGGAACGTTCGAAGCAACGTGCCATTTTGTTTCgctttgtgtattttgctccgaAGTCGTCCGGCGACGTGTCAATCCGTTCCCTCTCAACACACACCGCCAGTCGACCTCTGTGATATTTATCATTAGTAGTAAACGGCGAATCGCAACACGATCAGAAACGTCGCAGTAAAAGCGTACCGCCGGAATCCGAACGACCGCGGAAGCAAGAGAGAATGAAAAATCGAACGCGATCGTGCTAAGCAAAAATTGTTACATTCCTCGACAACATCGCTTTCAACCCAGAGAACTCAAAAACTCAACGGAAATGGCGCCCGAACTCTGCGACCGTCGTTTCAAGTCAACGTCGAACATCCTCAACGAGGCGGCGAGCCGCGAAGACGAGTCGCGGGAGGATCTCTCCGCGAGGAACCGCTTCAGGACCTACACCTTCAAGGATCTGCGACAGGAGAGGAAGTACTTCGCGGAGAACGTTGTCCAGGAGCGGAAGAAGTCGCGGAATCTCATCAGGAGGCTGATCGGCTCCTTGGAGAGGAAGAACGAGGAGTGCAAAGCGGACGACGAGTTCTTCGCCCGGTACTACAGGAGGAACGATTACTCGGATCCGAACTTCGACCATTCGCTCGGAACGCAGAATTCTGACTTCGACGATCTGGTTCCTGAAAAACCGATAGTTTCTAGTAACAGAGGAAATGGATCGCCTGATCGCTGTAATGATGTGCGACGATTCGAGAGAGGAAGTGTGGATCTCGTTGATTCACGTGATTTAAGTACTTCGGAAGGAATACTGGAGGATGAGAGTTTTGAACGGAGGAAGGACTCGAAGAAGAGGCTCGACCGGAAACGGTCCATCAAGGACTTCTTGGGGTCCATGATCAAATGGAGGAGGTCGAGCGCGAAGGAGACGCGTCATCCTTTCGTTTCCTGCGATCATTTAGCGGACAAGATCTCCGCGAAGAAGAAGGACAGGAAACTGCTGTCTAGGACCTCTTCGTTGAGCGCTGTCGACGGTTGCCAGAAAACTTTGCAGGTGAAGTTTGAAAACCGGTTGAGTCTGGTGTTTTCCGATTTTTGTGGATTTTAGAGTTTTGAGGGTGGATACTGACGTCTCGGCGATGCCATAAGCATAAGCGAGATGGAATGTTCGTGTTTGGAAGAGTAAGctgacaaatgatttaattactcgaacagatCAACTGTTAAATGAGCAATCGATGTACAATTTAGCTTCGTTTCGAAggctttttatatttcaaagaatcctcgtccgcagaGGATTAATTgtggattctttgaaatataaaaaatcgaAGATAATTCGAAATGAAGGTGAATTGTACATCGAGTTCTTAGAAAGTCCTTTCTACAGCTgctaaatattttgtacaatcatttcagaagcttaacattaggtttacggacatttattataaagtttattttattggtcttaGAAAACttcatattcattaatttccattttcgaACTGAAAGGTTTGAAGATTAGACGATTAAAATGCACATTTGAATTAttgtatcaataaaaatcgacataagcatttactaaataatatttgcaacatttgatatgcgtcaaattgacgcgttccgtgaacctagtgttaattaatttcctcgatTTTCGTTTTCTGGGCTTATTTATTAGCATCTACTAACGAACGAACGATGAATTacatactcgttaaacgcagggcAAATGCACCTAGGATATGTTCTAACGGGAAACTAGAGCGAAACCAAAACGAGTTGCACGCTTATCTGggagaataaataattcattgcagGAATTAGTGGCATTTTGAGCTTTATGACGTGTATGCTCGTCGAACGTGGTTAACTGGTTGATTTCCAATGTGACTGTTGTTTAAACTTTTGTTTAAATCAATTTGCAGAGTGAAAAACCGAAGGCGACGATACACCCTGTTTACGGTGGGAGGAGGAATGAACAACTTTTAGAGGTCTTGACGAGGAATAAGGAAAACTGGGAAGTCCCTGCTATGGAAAGTATTGTGGAGGAGCTTAGGATGCCGACAGGAATTAGAAGGCATAGCGACATGTTTTTCCCAACTAGGGGACCTAGAAAAGAATAAGAAGAGAATTGCTCGTTAGGGATAATTATAAGTAACCAAGGGACAGTATAGaagaattgttattattagactatgtattatttatatgtatcaaGACGATTGACTGAAACAAGAAGTTAATGAGAAGCTAATTGAGACTTTGATTTCATTTCAATCCTAATGGCACTGTCAGTAGAATAAGTTTTCTGTACTTTTTGGGAATTAATAGATAGATATTTGTATTTGGAACGTTTGACAGTAGAACTACTAGGTAGGTCGGAGTAATCGATTCCTAATTccttcttttagaattactgtAAAGATACATATACTTCTTTAGGAAATCACTGAgaaagctgatttagtaatatctgaattgaaatatagactaattgaaattttaataaacttacaCTTGTAGCTTTTATAAAGGAATCTTGAAAAGACTTATTCCTAATGTCTTCTTTTAGAATCACTGCAAAGGTACATATACTTCTTTAGGAAATCATTAACAAAGctgatttaataatatctaaactgaagtataaactaattggaatattaataaactCATGCTTATAgcttctataaaggaattttaaaaagacagTTTAAGTACTcaatagttctaatattaaatattcacggATGGACTGCAAGTGTTTATGGATTTACTCTACAAAATGGgcggaaatataaatttatataaataccagTAGactatttataacaataagCATTGCGAGGTACCTTGTGATATCAATAATAGAGTTCAGTGGGCGCCAAAGTTGAGAACCACTGGCCGGACCAGGTATTCTCGTAATGACGTCCCTCTACGTGAGAACTTTCGATGATCCAACGGACAGGCTGTGCATGTAATACAGTGCTGAGTAAATATATGTCAAAACTGATCAAAATTTATCACAGTTAACCTCCGCTCGTGTGTAGTACAGTGTTGTATTACTAAGCGAAAGATCCCAATAAGCTATGCAGGAATTTCCGTACGTCTTATCAGAGTACGAGGAAATAAATTCGCTTCTTTACAAGCCCATCAATTCTACCCAACGGATCAAGGTATTTTATCAAATTCTGAGACTATTCTTATATGATAAATAGAGGAATTATGCTGTGTGACAGTCACGGTATCAGTGACGTCTTTACTTTGATTGATTTTTTCTTGTTCCATTGTTATCGTGTGTACACCTACCAAGTGCAGAGTTCAGTGACACTGACGTTGTTATGCAGTCGTCTTGTGTTATATTCGAaactgaaagaaattatttagtgCAGTGGTTGTTGTATTTCATTGATAAACATAAGTATCATGATAACGCGAAAAATGTGTTGGAAAATTAACACTGATACTCGCGAATATcttttataaaagaaacttaTAAACTGTTGATAATGTAATGACCAATTATCTGTTTATTGCTTTACAGTACACATGCTTCAATGCGTCTCccaattatattgtattaggCTCAACCAGTGGCAGTATCTACTTGTTTTCAAGGAAGCCATGTTCTCTTTTGCAATTAATACCGTTATCAGtatgtttgtttattaaatCGAACGTACAAGTAGTTTGTAATGTGAATAACGATCTATTACTTCTGTGATAACAGGAAGGGGCAGTCTCTCGGGTTCTGATATCACCTGATGAAAAAACGATTGCACTAGCAACAATGCGTGGAGTTGTTTGTTTAGTAGCTTTAAAGCCTGTACCGAAACTGATAGCTGTGTCAGCTGAACACATAGATGAACAAGTTAACTGTCTTTGTTGGAACGATAGTAGCTCTGAAGTGTATGTTGGAGATTGGAAtggtaaaatttcaattatggTGCTGTCCATTTTTACGGTAAGTTTTTCCTGTTACTTTTAAAATCATTGATGACTGGTAGTCAAGGCATAGAAGTCGATAGtaatgatattaaaattgaatatttcaggtGAATGGTATGTTCCAAACACCAGCTTACACTTTAATGGATTTAGATTCAGCCATTGTGCAGCTCAGTTTCTCTTCACCATTATTATTAGTGTCAACCATAACGCGTTGTTATATATGTAACACGGTACAAGAACATTACAAACAAGTAGGAAACAAAGCGCGCAATGGGGAATTTGGTGCTTgcttttataaaacatatcTTACAGAGAACAGTAACGCTACAACTGTTCAAAAGGAGGAGAAACTAGTCAATAAAAAAcgttcttttaatttcattcccGAGGGAAACAGCAATGAACAAGTAGAAAATATTCCTCAAATCTTTTGTGCTCGACCAGGCTCTAGACTTTGGGAAGTGTCCGCAAATGGAGTGGTGATGAAAACTCATCAGTTCAAGGAAGCACTAGCTGTTCCACCTATAACGATATGCAAAtcaaatctcaagaaatctCTGCATCAGAAGCAACCGGATCAAACCTGGACACCGCAGTCCATCAATTTCTCACATTTATTCGTTATTGCTAAGAAGTATTTGTTTTCCTATACTTCTAGAGGCCTATATATACTTGATCCCGTGTCTGCCACCGTGGTACTATGGAACAACGAATTCCCGAACATAAGTATGGCAGAGACTGTGGAGAATAGGATATATTTAATGACATCTGCCGGGGAATTTCATTGTTTGACTCTGTCTTTCTTGGACTCCTTAATATTAAGACTGTACAATAAGAAAAGGTATTACGAATGTTTAGAAATATGTCTTCTGCACAAAGTACAACTGAAGAAGTTAGTAAGTGGCCTGGAAATCAATAAAGTATGCAGTATGGAGAACAAATTACAGATACTTAACGACGACGAGTTGTCAACGCTGTTACATCCTTTAACAAATCTTCTAGAATCGAATCGTAAGGCGATCCCAAAAAAATTGGACTCAGGTATTGTCGTTGTCAACTCTGGTAATTCCATTTTGAACGAAGAGGAAACTTTTAGGCACAAGTCTATGTCTAACTGCTCCTCGCAAAACTATGAGGCTTCCGGTAACATTGAATCAagagaagaaaatgaaacgttAGCTCAACAGTCAGCGGAACGcgctaatgaaattaaaagaactGAAGATGCCAATTGCAATACCGCGCATGAAATAGAGAATGACGAAGCGCCGGAGGCGAAGGAAGAAGTGAATCCGAGCACAAGTGCAATGCAAACAATACAGGGAGACTTAGAAGCTATATATACGTTAGTTGGTAATATTAGGCAATCTATGACCGAGGGAGAATTGGAGAATATAATATCAGACGTAGACTGGAGGATGAATGTCATCAAAGACTTCTACGAAAGTCTAACCGACGTGAAAAGCTTCCTGTACGAAATATTGAGGAGCGCAGAATTGTATTACTTCAACACTTTGttagaaaacatttctatgcACTTACTTCAATCGACggataatatacatattacaaagcaaataatgaaagcTTTTATTAACATAAACGCTCAGAATTATAGAAGGTGTACCTGTGGTAGCGCGTATTCAATAAATGAAGTAATAGAACCAAAGTTCCTGGGGGTCGGTAGATCCCTTCTTAAAAAgtttatgaatgaaaataaagagcAATGTGTAAATTTATGTAATAGAGTACCTTATATGTGGCGAGAGTATTTGCCAATGTACGTGGAGCAGAATGGTGTACTGATGAATGATTTGCTGCGTCAGTGCCTTCAGATTAGGGACAACGTTGTACTGTCCATTATTTTACCATTGTTGAATAGCAAACACTGGAACCTTTTAGCAACATATGGAAAGCAAACGCAGGAGGGACAGTGTTTATTCtgtggaaaatatataaaacacggAAACAATGAAACGTTAGAATTAATAGAATGGACTGCTGTGATACACGAGATTATGAAAAGGCAGGGACCTGATTTCGCCATGGCACTATTATTTAAGTTAGAGAAAGCTATACCAAACGTTTCTATTGACAAAAGGTATTACGATATAACTCTTCTGTCAACTTAATCAATCTGTTCACCTTGTGAATTACAAAACataattactataaattattGCAGTGTATTCCAATCACTCATATTTACAAAGATCTTGTACCAGCATGGTATGAAACGTATCATTAACTTTACCAAGAGCAGCCTTGATTCGTCTGAGTATAATACAATGTGTTCTGCAAAGGTATTTGCTTTtaagtacaaaaatataaatgctGTATGTGGAtgttataaagaaaaaaaatgtatgcatTATCTTTTACAGGTTCAAGATGAATTGGTGGAGGTACTTGAAAAAGATTTAGGTAAAACGGTCGCCAAAAACATTTTCGGTAGCGGGGCTCATCATTGGGGAATGCATTATCAAAATAAGTTTTCTACGTGTCCCTGCTGCACTTTGTCTCTTCAGACACCGGTTTTATTAGGTAATAATGGAATCGCGATATTTAGTTGCGGTCATGCTTATCATGTGAACTGTATGATCGAGAAGAAACTTACAACGTGTAATCTTCATTCTTAagtgtgtatataaatatatatatatatataaatatctaacaaataaaaaatctcaTAAAAAGACATATATAAGCATATAGGCATATAGTTGGTAACAGTTTTTAAACAAAGAGAAATTAAACGTTGCTCATCTAGTCATGAAGATACAAAAACTTTTTTATACGTGATTTCATAAAGAATTTAAACAATTAGCCTCGTAAGCGTTCATACAAATTTATTGTCTCTATACAGATCTTACTCGCagacaaatttcatttttaacaatgaAATGATACATGAGCTTAAATAAATACTCGTGCCCAAGTTGTCTATTGTGATATAATTAATCTATAGTGAtgtataaacgatataaaaatcaTCTTCGCGAGATACGATTTTGTCTCGTACAGAACCGAGCAAATAATTCTGCGAACCTCGTGTACTTGTTCtattaacgaataataaatagGAGTTACAATTcgaatataaaagtacatacaCATTTCTCGAGATAAATTATAACGTTGATGTTGAATTTGCTGATATTTTTAACTACCgttgaaaatcaaattaattctatatagttcatAGTTATAATTTCTGCTATATAcatcttaaatttattttaatatggtttagaaaaataatatttgcgcTCTTTCATAATCATGTACATAATTTGTACTTTTTTCCACTacgtatttcaatatatttaattaaacaatgaatTCTAGTCTCAATTGAACACTTACCTTATTTGATAGTATCTATTGCTTATGTTAACAGAATTTATACAGAGTGAGGCATTTAATCTGTACTCGTGTCAAAGAAATCCCTCTAAAGCACACAATCGATGCAAACACTCAATACACAGTAGCATTGGATcatattgttataaaattcgTAGCGAAAAATTATAACACCGATGTTCCAATTAATAGGCTATAATATACAAGTAAAATACGATGGAATAAGTTCTGCAACTTAATTGAATGTTCACATGATTATTAGCTATAACAAGACGATTCGTTGTTAGCCGTGCGTTCAGGTACTCAGgtatccgagatatcaaaattaccgtagaaaattaatattacaaatagcAAAAGTTGCGATACAAATTCACTAAACTAAAAATTCTCGAATCGCAAATAAAATACATGGAACCTAGTTTTTCTTCTATAGACCTAAAACTACAACAATGTCTTTCTTTCAAATGCACATCTAAATATTCAGTTCGACTTCGATTGCCGTAAGTTAATTGAATCAAATTGGTGTCTATATTTATCATATATATGCTAGTAACCTTGAACGATCAGAATTTGTGCCTCTCACTATATCCAAAACAAGGGGTGCGGTTTTTAAGGTCACACCTAGCGAAAAAGAGGGAGGAAGTAGCGCAATGACTCCCAACCTACATAACCTCGACCCATAAAAAGTCGCTCAAATGATATGTATAAACATCATTACCTTACTTCGATAATCGTtgttcgaaataaaaatgttccaaAAGAAACGAAACACGTTCTATCTGTTTTTTACAAATCGATTCCACTCGTAATTGATCGTGACTTTACTCTAAACCGTTGCCTCGTTATATACAGCGAGATAAAAGTATTCATGCTCctttttattcttaatattatttgcaacgtAACGTCCagttaaaaattattctacaaaaGTTCAACTCTCGGCGTACACGTCGATCGAAAGCAAATTTACACCGTTGCGTATGAATACTTTTTCTTTCGTTGtgcatataatttattatttacaagtgttcgaaatgaaatttagttCTCTCTTTCCGTATCAGCGGAAAGTATGAGATGCCTCAATCTGCATAAGGTTTTAGATAAAATCTGTATGTACAGAAACTTACGGTAACGAGCCAAAATATTGTCGAATGTCCGAAATTACCATAAATGAACGCGAATTCTGTTCGATTAACATCTCGTTAGTCACGCAAGGATTTgcgaattttaattgattttactgGCGATCGTTGGTCAACGAAACAAACAACAGCCTTTTTCCTTCTGTCGCATGATACTTACATCTATTACAAAATCTTACAACTTTGATTATGCATAGCTTTCAGTTGTTGCAATACAATGTAACGAACCTAGtcatataaaatactattatctTCTCTCACCGTATAAAACAAGATATTTAAACCTACGTCAAGTAGAATATTGCATGGAAGCTTCACGTGGCCTCACCACTGTAGAGAAATCAATTCAAGTTAATTATTGCTCTTCATCGATTGGTAAATTGTTCCTTTAATACGTGAGAAttcgataaaaaaaagaaaaaggttaCTTCCTCCGACCGAGGCAGAAACGGCGAATTTGTTCTCAAATTCACATAAATACAAAGCGAcgaattttgatattatatggACACATggtattcataaaattattgtacGACGATGCTCAAATTTCTGTGGATTCGTAAAAATCGTTTCGACTGTTTCTGAATATCACTGTCGGATGAAATTTGAACATCCGTTGGCTTGACATTTTCGACAAATCGCGGAGACTACCGTGTTGACAATATATCGTTGAAAACAATATACGAGATTCAGatgtttacatattaatttGCGGTTCATAGAGAAACATCCACAGCAAGAAGTTACAACTGGTCAACACGTTAGCGATCCACGCATTTGAATCCTGAAACGCAGCTTCGACTCTTTCTCAAGATTTATAATGCAGCTTACACAATTAAGACAATCATATATATCTACAGACTAGACTTGGAATGACCAAGAGAAGATTGTAAGAACAAAATTTTAGCTCGTGTATCGTCTATATAGTCGCAAACAtatctaatgaaaaatattatacagaaaAAAGGTGGGTCTAAAGTGACTCAGTTAAAGCTATATTCAATTAGACTTACCCCTCAAAACTCCATACATATTTTCTCCAGGCAATCTTTCTATTTCTGACTAATTGAATATGACAAGGCTTAagagaaaactataaaacatgcTATGTGAGAAAAGAAAGACGAGAACGAAAATCGTAAAAGTTACTTCgtgataatatatgtatatatatgtaagtATTCATACGTTAAAACGCACTAGACACCCAAGAGAAGTCGGTTTCCGACGACGTTCGAAATAAATGCAGAGCGTAATGCATCGTGACGCTTAACGCGAGTAGATTATAGTAATCGTAACAATTTGTTTTCCTTATCGTTAGCATTTCTCTGTATCCTTCAGGGGTGATAGGACGTAAATACTTtagaaccatatatatatatatatatatataattacagttTTATCTAATCTTAGCTCTGTACTTAATAAAAAACCACAAAAAGAATGTGTATATATTTTGACTTTCTAATACCTTTTTTGATACCTATATATGCTTGCAATTATGTACATTAAAAACTCGTTTTGATATCTTAATGCTTTTGCGAGATCACAGAAGAGAATTCATATTAACTTACACACGTAACGTTTCATACTTTGCTGATGCTCGCGACCGAACGTCCGTACAACTACTTATTTTAAAAgtttcataatattaaaaaagtatataattcctTCGTGCCATTgaagtatatatataaagtGAGATAATATCAGCTTCTTTTTCTTCTGGTATGTGTGTGTTTTTcgtttgtctttttttttttgttcttttcgatttttcaaCAGCATTTAAATATGCGTTTGAGCACTAAATTCATCTATCTCGAAACGTCTCGAGCACGCTTCCGATAAAATTACACGTTCGTTTCTCGACAATTGATCTAATACGCTAACAATCATTAGTACTAATGCAATGCCTCTTTACAGTGAATTAATCTCCTTTTGATCTGCATTGGTCTCTTGGATAATGAACTCTAAATGGAATGTAAGAATACTCGAATACTGAAAGATCCTTATGCATTCGCA
It contains:
- the LOC116433230 gene encoding uncharacterized protein LOC116433230; the encoded protein is MAPELCDRRFKSTSNILNEAASREDESREDLSARNRFRTYTFKDLRQERKYFAENVVQERKKSRNLIRRLIGSLERKNEECKADDEFFARYYRRNDYSDPNFDHSLGTQNSDFDDLVPEKPIVSSNRGNGSPDRCNDVRRFERGSVDLVDSRDLSTSEGILEDESFERRKDSKKRLDRKRSIKDFLGSMIKWRRSSAKETRHPFVSCDHLADKISAKKKDRKLLSRTSSLSAVDGCQKTLQSEKPKATIHPVYGGRRNEQLLEVLTRNKENWEVPAMESIVEELRMPTGIRRHSDMFFPTRGPRKE
- the pink gene encoding WD40 repeat domain-containing protein pink is translated as MQEFPYVLSEYEEINSLLYKPINSTQRIKYTCFNASPNYIVLGSTSGSIYLFSRKPCSLLQLIPLSEGAVSRVLISPDEKTIALATMRGVVCLVALKPVPKLIAVSAEHIDEQVNCLCWNDSSSEVYVGDWNGKISIMVLSIFTVNGMFQTPAYTLMDLDSAIVQLSFSSPLLLVSTITRCYICNTVQEHYKQVGNKARNGEFGACFYKTYLTENSNATTVQKEEKLVNKKRSFNFIPEGNSNEQVENIPQIFCARPGSRLWEVSANGVVMKTHQFKEALAVPPITICKSNLKKSLHQKQPDQTWTPQSINFSHLFVIAKKYLFSYTSRGLYILDPVSATVVLWNNEFPNISMAETVENRIYLMTSAGEFHCLTLSFLDSLILRLYNKKRYYECLEICLLHKVQLKKLVSGLEINKVCSMENKLQILNDDELSTLLHPLTNLLESNRKAIPKKLDSGIVVVNSGNSILNEEETFRHKSMSNCSSQNYEASGNIESREENETLAQQSAERANEIKRTEDANCNTAHEIENDEAPEAKEEVNPSTSAMQTIQGDLEAIYTLVGNIRQSMTEGELENIISDVDWRMNVIKDFYESLTDVKSFLYEILRSAELYYFNTLLENISMHLLQSTDNIHITKQIMKAFININAQNYRRCTCGSAYSINEVIEPKFLGVGRSLLKKFMNENKEQCVNLCNRVPYMWREYLPMYVEQNGVLMNDLLRQCLQIRDNVVLSIILPLLNSKHWNLLATYGKQTQEGQCLFCGKYIKHGNNETLELIEWTAVIHEIMKRQGPDFAMALLFKLEKAIPNVSIDKSVFQSLIFTKILYQHGMKRIINFTKSSLDSSEYNTMCSAKVQDELVEVLEKDLGKTVAKNIFGSGAHHWGMHYQNKFSTCPCCTLSLQTPVLLGNNGIAIFSCGHAYHVNCMIEKKLTTCNLHS